A window of the Sphaerobacter thermophilus DSM 20745 genome harbors these coding sequences:
- a CDS encoding excisionase, translating to MDEALDFQETIDKWLRVVYSNQYRLMSRLYPQAIQPLTIEQLREGPLGQDLARLAALARGEVREAKERVLEAIDSVLQILFWPPAAEDYTVPRSFWETDLGRMISMAKFRAYEPTELVSIGSAAQQLGVTRPTIYRWMDDRTLGYVRDEMSGRTFVVRADVENLRRSMETMGSEA from the coding sequence GTGGACGAGGCGCTAGATTTCCAGGAAACGATCGACAAGTGGTTGCGGGTCGTCTATAGCAACCAGTATCGGCTCATGTCTCGCCTCTATCCCCAGGCGATCCAACCGCTCACTATCGAGCAGCTACGCGAGGGTCCCCTCGGTCAGGACCTGGCCCGACTGGCGGCCCTCGCCCGCGGCGAGGTGCGCGAGGCAAAGGAGCGCGTGCTCGAAGCCATCGACTCTGTGCTCCAGATCCTCTTCTGGCCGCCGGCGGCCGAAGACTACACGGTGCCCCGGAGCTTCTGGGAGACCGATCTGGGCCGGATGATCTCGATGGCCAAGTTCCGCGCGTACGAGCCGACCGAGCTGGTCAGCATCGGCAGTGCGGCACAGCAGCTCGGCGTCACCCGCCCCACCATCTACCGGTGGATGGACGACCGGACGCTCGGTTACGTGCGCGACGAGATGTCGGGGCGCACGTTCGTCGTCCGCGCCGACGTCGAGAACCTGCGACGCAGCATGGAGACCATGGGGTCCGAGGCGTAA
- a CDS encoding CBS domain-containing protein — protein sequence MTIDRSIQEIMTRDVVAVTVATPVSDVARLLWKHKLTGVPVLEGRRVVGVVTEYDLIARQSEWDAPLYVVFLDAFLRVPGTGDEEQLRRILATTAGQLMSAPAITLTPDATVQDAATLMYERRVNPVPIVDDAGELVGIVSRSDIVRLMASEESSLRGD from the coding sequence ATGACGATCGACAGATCGATCCAGGAAATCATGACGCGGGATGTGGTCGCGGTCACGGTAGCGACCCCGGTATCCGACGTGGCCCGCCTGCTCTGGAAGCACAAGCTGACCGGCGTGCCCGTCCTCGAGGGGCGGCGCGTGGTCGGCGTCGTGACCGAGTACGACTTAATCGCACGCCAGTCCGAGTGGGACGCGCCGCTCTACGTGGTGTTCCTTGATGCGTTCCTCCGCGTGCCGGGGACGGGTGACGAAGAGCAGCTCCGTCGCATCCTGGCGACCACCGCCGGGCAGTTGATGTCGGCCCCCGCCATCACGCTGACGCCTGACGCCACCGTGCAGGACGCGGCGACGCTGATGTACGAGCGGCGGGTGAACCCAGTCCCCATCGTGGACGACGCCGGTGAGTTGGTCGGTATCGTCAGCCGTTCCGACATCGTGCGGCTGATGGCGAGCGAGGAATCCAGCCTGCGCGGCGACTAA
- a CDS encoding ABC transporter ATP-binding protein — protein sequence MAILQRILAYLRPYWRRVTVAYVALLIGTAMQLAVPRLVEYVIDSGLVAADLRVVTLGAVAIVAAGLLQGAFTFVRSYLFTFLAEQVAFDIRNDLYRHLQALPFSFFDRAHTGQLMSRATEDVNSIRRFLMFSLRSLVQSAGMLIVVSIILFATHWRLALLSLSVMPLLAWTAIHFGRTIRPMFLAVQQQFGVMTNVLQENLAGARVVRAFAREEDERAKFDQAIQRLYERSMDTVRRSAFYFPLMTLLSSLGLALILWYGGRQVALGNLSIGKLTAFYFYLAMLSQPIRLLGWVVNSLARALASGERIFEVLDTRPAIASPPNAVRLTPIEGHVSFEHVWVRYPGANEDALADVTFTAEPGQRIALLGKPGSGKSTLTALIPRFYDVTAGAVCIDGVDVRDLDLEVLRRQVGVVLQDTFLFGVSIRENIAYGRPDATDEEIEAAARAAQAHDFITALPQGYDTVVGERGVSLSGGQKQRVALARALVMDPRILILDDATSNVDTETEHTIQRALDELMVGRTTFIIAHRLVTLKRADLILVFDRGRIVERGTHETLLRNGGLYAEIYDLQLRDQEDLAEVAD from the coding sequence ATGGCTATTCTCCAGCGCATTCTGGCGTATCTGCGGCCCTACTGGCGACGGGTGACCGTTGCCTATGTGGCGCTGCTCATCGGGACCGCCATGCAGCTCGCCGTCCCGCGTCTCGTCGAGTACGTGATCGACAGCGGGCTGGTCGCTGCCGACCTGCGCGTCGTGACGCTCGGTGCGGTCGCCATCGTCGCCGCTGGACTGCTGCAGGGCGCCTTCACGTTCGTTCGGAGCTACCTCTTCACGTTCCTGGCGGAGCAGGTCGCCTTTGACATCCGCAACGATCTCTACCGGCACCTCCAGGCGCTCCCGTTCTCGTTCTTCGACCGGGCGCACACGGGCCAGTTGATGTCGCGGGCGACCGAGGACGTCAACTCAATTCGGCGCTTCCTCATGTTCTCGCTGCGCTCCCTGGTGCAGTCGGCGGGGATGCTGATCGTAGTGTCGATCATCCTCTTCGCAACGCACTGGCGCCTCGCGCTGCTCTCCCTGAGCGTGATGCCGCTCCTCGCCTGGACCGCGATCCACTTCGGCCGAACGATCCGGCCGATGTTCCTGGCCGTTCAGCAGCAGTTCGGCGTGATGACCAACGTGCTCCAGGAGAACCTCGCGGGCGCACGGGTCGTGCGTGCGTTCGCGCGCGAGGAGGACGAACGCGCGAAGTTCGACCAGGCCATCCAGCGGCTCTACGAGCGGAGCATGGACACCGTGCGGCGCTCCGCGTTCTATTTCCCCCTGATGACGCTCCTCTCGAGCCTTGGGTTGGCGCTCATCCTGTGGTACGGAGGCCGACAGGTCGCGCTGGGCAACCTGTCGATCGGGAAGCTGACCGCCTTCTACTTCTACCTGGCCATGCTCAGCCAGCCGATCCGACTCCTCGGCTGGGTCGTGAACAGCCTCGCCCGAGCTTTAGCCTCCGGCGAACGCATCTTTGAGGTACTCGACACCCGGCCGGCCATCGCGTCCCCGCCGAACGCGGTGCGGTTGACTCCAATCGAGGGACATGTCTCGTTCGAGCATGTCTGGGTGCGCTACCCGGGCGCCAATGAGGATGCGCTCGCCGACGTGACCTTCACCGCCGAGCCAGGCCAGCGGATCGCGCTCCTGGGCAAGCCGGGGTCGGGAAAGAGCACACTCACAGCGCTGATTCCCCGCTTCTACGACGTCACCGCCGGGGCGGTGTGCATCGACGGCGTCGACGTTCGTGACCTGGACCTTGAAGTGCTCCGGCGACAGGTGGGTGTCGTGTTGCAGGACACCTTCCTCTTCGGGGTCTCGATCCGGGAGAACATCGCGTACGGGCGACCGGACGCGACCGACGAGGAGATCGAGGCTGCGGCTCGCGCCGCGCAGGCGCACGACTTCATCACCGCCTTGCCGCAGGGCTACGACACGGTCGTCGGCGAGCGCGGCGTCTCGTTGTCCGGCGGGCAGAAACAGCGGGTGGCCCTGGCTCGGGCGCTCGTCATGGATCCACGCATCTTGATCCTCGATGATGCGACGTCCAACGTGGACACCGAGACGGAGCACACCATCCAACGCGCGCTCGACGAGTTGATGGTAGGTCGCACGACATTCATCATTGCCCACCGGCTGGTGACGCTGAAGCGCGCCGACCTGATTCTGGTGTTTGACCGGGGGCGAATCGTCGAGCGCGGGACGCACGAGACGCTGCTGCGCAACGGCGGGCTCTACGCCGAGATCTATGATCTCCAGCTTCGGGATCAGGAGGACCTGGCTGAGGTCGCGGACTGA